From the Sinorhizobium garamanticum genome, one window contains:
- the minC gene encoding septum site-determining protein MinC: MTKVLTDTRSIRIKGRSFLALVLSPELPLDGWLTRLDDLASRSAGFFLGRPVVLDVEDVEIDRAQLKALIGELAKRNVRIMGIEGGRPSLFEPGMPPAMKGGRPAPDFEVPSAEQAAESAKSGEGKPAEPAARPEPQVVRAMPSIIIKEPVRSGQSVIFPEGDVTVIGSVASGAEIIAGGSVHIYGTLRGRALAGSVGNASARIFCRKLEAELLAIDGVYKTADDMAPHLRGQAVQLWLEGDSIMAERLN, translated from the coding sequence ATGACCAAAGTGCTAACAGATACTCGCTCGATCCGTATCAAGGGCCGCTCATTCCTGGCGCTCGTGCTTTCTCCGGAACTGCCACTCGACGGATGGCTTACCCGGCTCGACGACTTGGCCTCGCGTTCGGCGGGGTTTTTCCTGGGCAGGCCGGTCGTCCTCGACGTGGAAGACGTCGAGATCGACCGGGCGCAACTCAAGGCGCTGATCGGCGAGCTCGCGAAACGCAACGTGCGCATCATGGGCATCGAAGGCGGGCGTCCGTCACTGTTCGAGCCGGGCATGCCCCCGGCCATGAAGGGCGGCCGGCCCGCTCCCGATTTCGAGGTTCCGTCGGCCGAGCAGGCCGCGGAATCGGCCAAATCCGGTGAAGGCAAGCCGGCAGAACCTGCCGCTCGTCCCGAACCGCAGGTGGTCAGGGCAATGCCTTCGATCATCATCAAGGAACCCGTCCGTTCCGGGCAATCGGTAATCTTTCCCGAGGGTGACGTCACCGTCATCGGGTCGGTTGCCTCGGGCGCGGAAATCATCGCGGGTGGTTCGGTTCACATCTACGGTACGCTGCGGGGACGGGCGCTGGCAGGATCCGTGGGCAATGCCTCGGCGCGCATCTTCTGCCGTAAGCTTGAAGCAGAATTGCTGGCAATCGACGGTGTCTACAAGACCGCCGACGACATGGCGCCACACCTTCGCGGGCAGGCGGTGCAGCTCTGGCTCGAAGGCGATTCAATCATGGCAGAGAGACTAAACTGA
- a CDS encoding copper-binding protein produces MRTLIKLTLASALALGTAYGALAAEFTKGTVKKVDAKAKKVTLIHEELKSLDMPAMTMVFRVRDDAILEQLKEGAKIEFVAERVDGKLTVTEVK; encoded by the coding sequence ATGAGAACGCTGATCAAACTCACCCTCGCCTCCGCTCTCGCTCTCGGTACCGCCTACGGCGCTCTCGCCGCCGAGTTCACCAAGGGCACCGTCAAAAAGGTCGACGCAAAGGCCAAGAAGGTCACGCTGATCCATGAGGAACTCAAATCCCTCGACATGCCTGCGATGACCATGGTGTTCCGCGTCCGGGACGACGCCATCCTGGAGCAGCTGAAGGAAGGCGCGAAGATCGAGTTCGTCGCCGAGCGCGTCGACGGCAAGCTTACCGTTACGGAAGTCAAGTAA
- the minD gene encoding septum site-determining protein MinD, producing MAKVIVVTSGKGGVGKTTSTAALGAALAQRNEKTVVVDFDVGLRNLDLVMGAERRVVYDLVNVIQGDAKLPQALIRDKRLETLFLLPASQTRDKDSLTAEGVEKVMAELKKHFDWIICDSPAGIERGATLAMRHADVAVIVTNPEVSSVRDSDRIIGLLDAKTERAERGERVEKHLLLTRYDAARAERGDMLKVDDVLEILSIPLLGIVPESTDVLRASNLGAPVTLADARSAPALAYLDAARRLAGETVPMIIPGEKRGLFGKIFGRRAA from the coding sequence ATGGCGAAAGTAATCGTGGTTACATCGGGTAAAGGCGGCGTCGGCAAGACGACGTCTACCGCCGCACTCGGTGCGGCATTGGCGCAGAGAAACGAGAAGACGGTGGTCGTCGATTTTGACGTCGGCCTGCGCAATCTCGATCTGGTCATGGGCGCGGAGCGGCGCGTCGTCTACGACCTGGTCAATGTCATACAAGGCGACGCCAAGCTGCCGCAGGCGTTGATCCGCGACAAGCGGCTCGAAACGCTCTTCCTGCTGCCGGCATCGCAGACCCGCGACAAGGACAGCCTGACGGCCGAGGGCGTCGAAAAGGTGATGGCCGAGTTGAAGAAGCACTTCGACTGGATCATCTGCGACAGCCCGGCCGGAATCGAGCGCGGTGCCACGCTCGCCATGCGCCACGCCGATGTCGCCGTCATCGTCACCAACCCGGAAGTCTCTTCGGTCCGCGATTCGGATCGCATCATCGGCCTTCTCGACGCCAAGACCGAGAGAGCCGAGCGCGGCGAGCGGGTGGAAAAACATCTGCTCCTGACGCGCTATGACGCAGCTCGCGCCGAGCGAGGCGACATGCTGAAGGTCGATGACGTCCTCGAGATCCTGTCGATCCCGCTGCTCGGCATCGTCCCTGAGAGCACGGATGTTCTGCGCGCCTCCAACCTCGGCGCGCCGGTCACACTCGCCGACGCCCGCAGCGCCCCGGCGCTCGCCTATCTCGACGCCGCTCGCCGCCTCGCGGGCGAAACGGTACCGATGATCATTCCCGGCGAAAAGCGCGGGCTGTTCGGCAAGATATTCGGTCGGAGGGCAGCATGA
- a CDS encoding universal stress protein, with the protein MPFKTILTVTGVDGSDSDLQTAADLCSQAGAHLFVLVVAMAPPPPIGEYATASTIWLEQRDRDREQLEASANHARETMSRTNVSFQVDGIYAEGGTADREIGDRALYADLVLIGSSVLGQADLKRQVINGSLFQAMRPIMLIPTGSKPSLRPKTVLLAWDSRAEAARAAREALELMTKATSVHVTLVDPEAAPGKSGEEPGADVAAYLARHGINVTVDQLPSAGRPVASVLQQHAVDISADMIVMGAYGHSRVRELIFGGVTKTMLDDAAIPILMAR; encoded by the coding sequence ATGCCCTTCAAGACAATTCTCACCGTCACAGGAGTCGACGGTTCAGACAGCGATCTGCAAACTGCAGCCGATCTTTGCAGCCAAGCGGGTGCACATCTTTTTGTCCTGGTCGTCGCCATGGCTCCGCCTCCGCCGATCGGAGAGTATGCCACCGCCTCCACAATATGGCTGGAACAACGCGATCGCGATCGCGAGCAGCTTGAAGCTTCCGCGAACCACGCGCGCGAAACGATGTCCCGCACGAATGTCTCTTTCCAGGTCGACGGCATCTACGCGGAAGGCGGGACGGCGGACCGGGAGATTGGCGACCGCGCACTCTATGCCGATCTGGTCTTGATTGGATCAAGCGTTCTGGGCCAAGCGGACCTGAAGCGGCAGGTGATCAACGGAAGCCTCTTTCAGGCAATGCGCCCAATCATGCTCATCCCGACCGGCAGCAAGCCGAGTCTTCGGCCGAAGACGGTCCTGCTTGCCTGGGACTCGCGCGCGGAAGCTGCACGCGCGGCGCGCGAGGCTCTCGAACTCATGACGAAGGCGACCTCGGTCCACGTGACCTTGGTCGACCCGGAGGCAGCTCCTGGGAAGAGCGGCGAGGAGCCCGGCGCCGATGTCGCCGCCTATCTCGCTCGCCACGGCATCAACGTAACGGTCGATCAGTTGCCGAGCGCCGGCCGTCCTGTCGCGAGCGTGCTGCAGCAGCATGCTGTCGACATTTCTGCCGACATGATCGTCATGGGGGCGTACGGGCATTCGCGTGTGCGCGAGCTGATCTTCGGCGGGGTCACGAAAACGATGCTCGACGATGCCGCCATCCCCATCTTGATGGCCCGTTGA
- a CDS encoding copper-transporting P-type ATPase, giving the protein MGDHKHHHHHGQQGATKPSRDAGPQAEDVVYTCPMHPQVRQIGPGNCPICGMALEPEVATAETGPGAELVDMRRQFWIGLVLTIPVLVLEMGGHVADLHMLLGAQTSNWLQLLFATPVVLWAGAPFFARAWRSVVNRHLNMFTLIAMGTGVAWIYSAVATAAPGRFPATFSGADGSIAVYFEAAAVITVLVLLGQVLELQAREQTGGAIRALLDLAPKTARRIRDDGGDEDVPLEAVVVGDRLRVRPGEKVPVDGVLVEGRSSVDESMITGESMPVTKEVGASLIGGTMNRTGGFVMEAGKVGRDTMLSQIVRMVADAQRSRAPIQRLADEVSGWFVPVVIAIAVIAFLTWMAVGPEPRFAHGLVAAVAVLIIACPCALGLATPMSIMVGVGRGARLGVLIKNAEALERFQKVETLVVDKTGTLTEGKPKVTSIEVADGFSEAELLRLAATLERASEHPLAAAIVEAAHERDLDLGKAEDFDSPVGKGVTGSVDGRKLVIGNHRIMVEEKVDVSSLSEKAEALRGEGATVIFAAVDGRVGGLFAISDPIKSTTPAAVEALVKEGVRVVMLTGDNNTTAHAVARRLGIKEVEAEILPDHKSEIVARLRQEGRIVAMAGDGVNDAPALAAADVGIAMGIGTDVAIESAGVTLLKGDLQGIARARQLSHATMKNIRQNLFFAFIYNAAGVPVAAGVLYPAFGLLLSPIIAAAAMALSSVSVIGNALRLRHAQI; this is encoded by the coding sequence AGCGACGGCAGAAACCGGCCCGGGCGCCGAACTCGTCGACATGAGGCGCCAGTTTTGGATCGGACTGGTGTTGACGATACCGGTGCTTGTTCTCGAGATGGGCGGTCATGTCGCCGATCTGCATATGCTGCTTGGGGCGCAGACATCGAACTGGCTGCAATTGCTCTTTGCCACGCCGGTGGTGCTGTGGGCAGGCGCGCCATTCTTCGCGCGGGCATGGCGGTCCGTCGTCAACCGACATCTCAACATGTTCACGCTGATCGCGATGGGAACCGGCGTTGCCTGGATCTACAGCGCGGTCGCAACCGCTGCGCCAGGCCGCTTCCCCGCGACCTTCAGCGGCGCGGATGGCTCGATTGCGGTCTACTTCGAGGCCGCCGCCGTCATTACGGTGCTTGTCCTTCTCGGGCAGGTGCTGGAGTTGCAGGCGCGCGAGCAGACGGGAGGCGCGATCCGCGCGCTTCTGGATCTCGCCCCGAAAACTGCCCGTCGCATCCGCGACGACGGCGGCGACGAGGACGTGCCGCTCGAAGCCGTTGTCGTCGGAGATCGGCTGCGGGTGCGGCCCGGCGAGAAGGTCCCGGTCGACGGCGTCCTCGTCGAGGGGCGCAGTTCGGTCGATGAATCAATGATTACCGGAGAATCGATGCCGGTTACCAAGGAGGTCGGCGCCAGCCTAATTGGCGGGACGATGAACCGCACAGGCGGGTTCGTCATGGAAGCGGGGAAGGTCGGGCGCGATACCATGCTGTCGCAGATCGTGCGCATGGTTGCGGATGCCCAGCGTTCGCGCGCTCCGATCCAGCGCCTTGCCGACGAGGTCTCCGGCTGGTTCGTGCCGGTCGTTATTGCAATTGCCGTGATTGCGTTTCTCACATGGATGGCGGTCGGACCAGAGCCGCGTTTTGCGCACGGGCTTGTCGCCGCAGTCGCCGTACTCATCATCGCGTGTCCCTGCGCTCTCGGCCTCGCCACCCCCATGTCGATCATGGTGGGCGTCGGACGGGGCGCCAGGCTCGGCGTGCTGATCAAGAACGCCGAGGCGTTGGAGCGCTTTCAGAAGGTCGAAACCCTCGTGGTCGACAAAACAGGAACCCTGACGGAGGGCAAACCCAAGGTGACGTCGATCGAGGTCGCGGACGGCTTCTCCGAGGCCGAATTGCTCCGTCTCGCCGCCACCCTGGAACGCGCGAGCGAACATCCGCTCGCGGCGGCGATCGTGGAAGCCGCCCATGAACGCGACTTGGACCTCGGCAAAGCGGAGGATTTCGATAGTCCGGTCGGCAAAGGCGTGACCGGCTCCGTCGACGGACGCAAGCTCGTCATCGGCAACCACCGCATAATGGTAGAGGAAAAGGTGGACGTTTCCTCCCTCAGCGAAAAGGCGGAAGCCTTGCGAGGTGAAGGGGCGACCGTGATCTTTGCCGCCGTCGATGGCCGCGTCGGCGGGCTTTTTGCCATCTCCGATCCGATCAAGTCGACCACACCCGCCGCCGTCGAGGCGCTGGTCAAGGAAGGTGTCCGGGTGGTCATGCTGACCGGAGACAACAACACCACGGCGCATGCGGTTGCCAGAAGGCTTGGCATCAAGGAAGTCGAGGCCGAAATCCTGCCGGACCACAAAAGCGAGATCGTCGCGCGATTGCGCCAGGAGGGCCGGATCGTTGCCATGGCCGGGGACGGGGTGAACGATGCCCCCGCCCTTGCCGCGGCCGATGTCGGCATTGCCATGGGGATCGGAACGGACGTTGCGATCGAGAGCGCCGGTGTGACGTTACTCAAAGGCGATCTTCAAGGCATCGCGCGAGCACGGCAGCTCAGCCATGCCACGATGAAGAACATCCGGCAAAATCTGTTCTTCGCCTTCATCTACAACGCCGCAGGCGTGCCAGTTGCCGCCGGCGTCCTTTATCCGGCTTTCGGGCTCCTTCTGTCACCGATCATCGCGGCCGCGGCCATGGCTCTCTCTTCCGTCAGCGTCATCGGTAACGCTCTGAGACTGAGGCATGCGCAGATATGA
- a CDS encoding DUF3775 domain-containing protein, translated as MSEAWDLSISPEKVCYFIVKAREFDVKDAVTDPDPASNASDDNMASVLEDQPDDPVEAELASAIWALNEDEQIDLVALTWLGRGDGKLEDWDDIRAQATESHNNRTAAYLLGIPLLADYLEEALAQFGESCQDYEMGRL; from the coding sequence ATGAGCGAAGCTTGGGACCTGTCGATTTCACCCGAAAAAGTCTGCTATTTCATAGTCAAGGCCCGCGAATTCGACGTCAAGGATGCCGTGACGGACCCCGACCCGGCATCCAACGCATCCGACGACAACATGGCCTCGGTACTTGAGGATCAACCGGACGATCCTGTCGAGGCCGAACTTGCAAGCGCGATTTGGGCGCTCAACGAAGACGAGCAGATCGATCTGGTCGCTTTGACCTGGCTCGGCCGCGGCGACGGCAAGTTGGAAGACTGGGACGATATTCGTGCTCAGGCGACCGAGTCCCACAATAACCGGACCGCCGCCTACCTGCTCGGCATACCGTTGCTGGCGGACTACCTGGAAGAGGCGCTGGCGCAATTCGGCGAGTCCTGCCAGGACTACGAAATGGGGCGCCTCTGA
- a CDS encoding AAA family ATPase gives MIAEDQTAAVAFLSAPASHGTTEPVETMETHISRIFLVGGRAFKMKRAVKLPYVDFSTASLRLDACRKEVELNAATAPRLYLGVRRITREKDGALTFDGRGELVDSVVEMVRFDQRSLFDRMAVAGRLTRELMTVAAQMIARFHRAAPVVHEGGGAANIAGVLRINAAGFATSRVFRPDELAAFTLAFERGLARHAALLDRREAAGKVRRCHGDLHLRNICLFEGEPRLFDCIEFNDQIATVDTLYDLAFLLMDLWHRGFPDLANLVMNRYLDDSDDEDGFTLLPYLMAIRAAVRAHVTATQVEESGEASAKLVAEARSYFDLARSLIEPMPARLTAIGGLSGSGKTTVAETLAAQVGAPPGARIVESDRVRKAMHGVSAETRLPRSAYRPEVSEKVYRQMAERARLLLAAGGSVIVDAVFDRLDNRDLVERLAGDLGTPFTAVWLDAEPALLRGRVASRSGGPSDANLDVLSGQLARDSGEMGWRRIDAARSAEQIASEILNLQQEVARSPAQPTT, from the coding sequence GTGATAGCGGAAGACCAGACCGCGGCGGTCGCTTTTCTCAGCGCTCCCGCTTCTCATGGCACCACCGAGCCGGTCGAAACGATGGAGACGCATATTTCCCGCATCTTCCTCGTCGGCGGGCGGGCCTTCAAGATGAAGCGCGCGGTCAAGCTGCCCTATGTCGATTTCTCGACGGCGAGCCTGCGGCTCGATGCCTGCCGGAAGGAGGTGGAGCTCAACGCTGCGACTGCGCCTCGGCTGTATCTCGGCGTTCGACGAATAACTCGCGAGAAGGACGGCGCCCTGACGTTTGACGGCCGTGGGGAATTGGTCGACTCAGTGGTTGAAATGGTGCGTTTCGATCAGCGCTCGCTCTTCGACCGAATGGCGGTCGCGGGCAGGTTGACCCGTGAGCTCATGACTGTGGCTGCGCAGATGATCGCACGCTTTCATCGCGCGGCGCCGGTCGTCCACGAGGGGGGAGGCGCTGCTAATATCGCCGGAGTTCTCCGCATCAATGCCGCGGGTTTTGCAACGAGCCGGGTCTTTCGACCGGACGAGCTCGCCGCCTTCACTCTCGCATTCGAGAGGGGCCTCGCGCGCCATGCGGCACTGCTCGATCGGCGCGAGGCGGCAGGAAAGGTCAGGCGCTGCCACGGCGATCTGCATCTGCGTAACATCTGCCTGTTCGAGGGCGAGCCACGGTTGTTCGATTGCATCGAGTTCAACGATCAGATCGCCACGGTCGACACACTTTATGACCTCGCCTTTCTCCTGATGGATCTTTGGCATCGCGGCTTCCCGGATCTCGCAAACCTGGTCATGAATCGATACCTGGACGATTCGGATGACGAGGACGGTTTCACGCTCCTGCCGTACCTGATGGCTATTCGCGCGGCCGTCAGGGCGCACGTCACCGCGACACAGGTGGAAGAAAGCGGGGAGGCTTCGGCGAAACTCGTTGCCGAAGCGAGATCCTACTTCGACTTGGCCCGCTCGCTGATCGAGCCAATGCCAGCGCGGCTGACCGCCATTGGTGGATTGAGCGGATCCGGCAAGACAACCGTGGCAGAGACATTAGCTGCGCAGGTGGGTGCGCCGCCGGGTGCCAGGATTGTCGAAAGTGATCGCGTCAGAAAGGCCATGCATGGCGTCTCCGCGGAAACCAGACTGCCGCGCTCGGCCTACCGTCCCGAGGTATCGGAAAAGGTCTATCGCCAAATGGCAGAGAGGGCCCGCTTGCTCCTGGCCGCAGGAGGCAGTGTGATTGTCGATGCGGTGTTCGACAGGCTGGACAATCGCGACCTGGTGGAAAGGCTTGCAGGCGATCTCGGCACCCCGTTCACCGCCGTGTGGCTGGATGCGGAGCCGGCGCTTTTGCGTGGCCGCGTTGCCTCCCGAAGCGGGGGGCCTTCGGATGCGAACCTCGACGTTCTGTCCGGGCAACTGGCTCGCGACAGCGGCGAGATGGGCTGGAGGCGGATCGACGCCGCCCGCAGCGCCGAACAAATCGCCTCGGAGATCTTGAACCTTCAACAGGAAGTGGCACGGTCGCCGGCGCAACCTACAACTTAG
- a CDS encoding cupredoxin domain-containing protein — MKAAIFGLLVAALATTALASGNHAGGHGEAMAVGEPGNKADATQTIRVTMKETDDGKMIFTPSAFKVRKGQTIVFAIRNAGELDHEFVLDQEDKIMEHRAVMEKFPDMEHDDPNAIRLAAGESGEVIWKFTNGGMFKIACLVPGHYDAGMHGDVTVLGK, encoded by the coding sequence GCCACCACGGCGCTCGCCTCCGGCAATCACGCAGGCGGGCACGGCGAAGCCATGGCTGTCGGCGAGCCCGGGAACAAGGCCGATGCCACCCAGACGATCCGGGTCACGATGAAGGAGACCGACGACGGCAAGATGATCTTCACGCCGTCGGCCTTCAAGGTCCGCAAGGGCCAGACCATTGTCTTCGCGATCAGGAACGCCGGCGAGCTCGACCACGAGTTCGTGCTCGACCAGGAAGACAAGATCATGGAGCACAGGGCGGTGATGGAGAAGTTCCCCGACATGGAGCACGACGATCCGAACGCGATCCGCCTCGCCGCCGGCGAATCCGGCGAGGTCATCTGGAAATTCACCAACGGCGGCATGTTCAAGATCGCCTGCCTGGTCCCCGGCCACTACGACGCCGGCATGCACGGCGACGTCACAGTCCTCGGAAAATAA
- the minE gene encoding cell division topological specificity factor MinE, with translation MSIFRFFSKQTSAPTARERLQVLLAHERASVGHSDLVAVLREEILAVIAKHVQVDGDKVSVKMDRGEQVSTLEVDIEIPLNAAVRAA, from the coding sequence ATGAGCATATTCCGTTTCTTCAGCAAACAGACATCGGCGCCGACGGCGCGCGAGCGTCTGCAGGTCCTGCTCGCGCATGAGCGAGCGTCCGTCGGGCATTCGGACCTCGTGGCGGTGCTCCGGGAAGAGATCCTCGCGGTCATCGCCAAGCACGTCCAGGTCGACGGCGATAAGGTGAGCGTCAAGATGGACCGCGGTGAACAGGTCTCAACCCTGGAGGTCGATATCGAGATCCCGCTCAACGCGGCTGTACGAGCGGCCTAA
- a CDS encoding adenylate/guanylate cyclase domain-containing protein, whose product MTSSLHHEWDFATEIRSILLRFVAFVILLANLLLAGNEGNEGTHVVVVVSYFIISIASATAARYIPGRSWLKTLFVVLDALLVTMIAYAHIIAGPVAENHNLTTTSLVVAFILLVHVGLKHDRRLVLVFAAIVLVTWVSMLAITAVRHHTADAVSLLASFFNQDLGLPVSFGFTAFAIYLLARDHDRTRKEALKADQRGLNLSRFFSPFIVSELQERGETLGLERRNAAIMFVDLRDFTSFAETASARELASVLAEYRQPVSQTIFDHGGTVDKFIGDGVMSVFGQPRAREDDADRALACALDLVETLNDWRNHAVRKGYPALDAAIGLHYGTVVGGVLDSGCHSEFTVIGDAVNVAQRLETLAKSLDAPLVVSSELLARLREPVPPAMWVSKSGVSLPGRRLPIDLSYLRREPGA is encoded by the coding sequence ATGACGTCTTCGCTTCATCATGAATGGGACTTCGCAACAGAAATCCGCTCGATCCTCCTGCGGTTCGTTGCCTTCGTTATCCTGCTCGCCAACCTCCTGCTTGCCGGCAACGAGGGGAACGAGGGCACGCACGTTGTCGTAGTCGTCAGCTATTTCATCATCAGCATCGCGTCGGCCACGGCCGCGCGATATATCCCCGGCCGCTCCTGGCTCAAGACACTGTTTGTCGTTCTCGACGCCCTGCTGGTCACGATGATCGCCTACGCGCATATCATTGCCGGACCGGTCGCCGAGAACCACAACCTGACGACCACGAGCCTGGTGGTCGCTTTCATCCTGCTCGTCCACGTCGGCCTGAAGCACGACCGTCGTCTGGTGCTCGTCTTCGCCGCCATCGTGCTCGTTACCTGGGTGTCCATGCTGGCGATCACGGCTGTCAGGCATCACACGGCCGATGCCGTGTCGCTGCTCGCGTCTTTCTTCAATCAGGACCTTGGCCTACCCGTGAGCTTTGGATTCACCGCCTTCGCGATATACCTGCTTGCGCGGGATCACGACCGGACGCGCAAAGAGGCACTGAAGGCGGATCAGCGGGGCCTCAATCTCTCGCGTTTTTTCTCGCCTTTCATCGTTTCGGAATTGCAGGAGCGCGGCGAAACCCTCGGCCTGGAGCGCCGAAACGCGGCGATCATGTTCGTCGACCTGCGCGACTTCACCAGCTTCGCCGAAACCGCGTCCGCCCGGGAGCTTGCATCCGTGCTCGCGGAATACCGCCAGCCCGTCTCTCAAACGATCTTCGATCATGGTGGGACGGTGGACAAGTTCATCGGCGACGGGGTCATGTCCGTTTTCGGACAGCCGCGGGCCAGGGAAGACGATGCGGATCGGGCGCTCGCATGCGCGCTTGACCTGGTCGAAACACTGAACGACTGGAGGAACCACGCCGTTCGGAAGGGCTATCCCGCTCTCGATGCTGCAATTGGGCTGCACTATGGCACTGTCGTCGGCGGTGTCCTCGACAGCGGCTGTCACAGCGAGTTCACGGTGATCGGCGATGCGGTGAACGTGGCGCAACGCCTTGAAACACTGGCCAAGTCGCTCGACGCCCCGCTTGTGGTCTCCTCAGAACTGCTGGCGCGGCTCCGAGAGCCGGTTCCGCCCGCCATGTGGGTTTCGAAGAGCGGCGTTTCACTGCCCGGGAGGCGGCTTCCTATCGATCTCTCTTATCTGCGTCGGGAGCCTGGTGCATGA